The Prionailurus viverrinus isolate Anna chromosome B4, UM_Priviv_1.0, whole genome shotgun sequence genome has a window encoding:
- the PLEKHG6 gene encoding pleckstrin homology domain-containing family G member 6, which yields MQTFALPDDGPLQGLVASRIETYGGRHRATTQNPAGSLYPRGGPVLDPSRRRFQDYVPFAKGSGQVRGLSPLKLREPEHEKRHGGHLGAGPPHSPKLKEVPKAQQLEMRLHTFSMFGMPRLPPEDRQHWEIGEGTDSGLVIEKSWKELVPGHKEMSRELCHQQEALWELLTTELIYVRKLKIMTDLLAAGLLNLQRVGLLTEVSAETLFGNVPSLIRVHKRFWEEVLGPTLGEARASGQPLDPVSLQDGFLTFSQRFQPYVQYCLQVKQTMAYAQEQQDNNPLFHSFVQWCEKHKRSGRQMLGDLLIKPHQRITKYPLLLQAVLKRSPEARAREGLSAMIAAVESFLRYVNKQVRQGEEQESLVAAAQRIGPYEVLEPSSEEVEKNLRPFCTLDLMSPMLGVAPEHTRQLLLEGPVRVKEGREGKLDVHLFLFSDVLLVTKPQRKADKAKVIRPPLMLEKLVCRPLRDPNSFLVIHLTEFQCVSSALVVHCPNAADRARWLEKTQKAQITLQKLKTEEYVQQKRELLALYRNQDREAPHTRPSSPSPEDSQSSAEGRTPEFSTVIPQLVVTEDVDEEPLLVPDDTSDSGYGTLIPGSPKGPHSVSRLRPQALRRDPRLTFSTLDLRDVPLRPQPPNPQAPQRQSAPELPGESIRRGSSLPRRDPPTWSEEEDVTSVDGNVVAETLHRARLRRQLPPSPTHTDSAGESPWESSGDEEEGPLFLRPDCTPSPRPLRAEDMLREIREELASQRIEGIPEPRRNNRPQKLTRVQLRRMRGPHIIQLDTPLSTSEV from the exons ATGCAGACCTTTGCTCTTCCAGATGATGGTCCCCTCCAAGGACTTGTGGCCTCCCGTATTGAGACTTATGGGGGCCGGCATCGGGCCACCACCCAGAATCCTGCTGGCAGTCTCTATCCCCGAGGAGGGCCTGTGCTG gatcCCAGTCGCCGACGCTTCCAAGACTACGTCCCCTTTGCCAAGGGTTCCGGCCAGGTCCGAGGCCTGTCTCCCCTGAAGTTgcgagagccagagcatgagaaGAGGCATGGAGGCCATTTGGGGGCTGGCCCACCACACTCCCCCAAACTCAAG GAAGTCCCCAAGGCCCAACAACTGGAGATGAGGCTGCATACATTCAGCATGTTTGGGATGCCCCGCCTGCCCCCTGAGGACCGTCAGCACTGGGAGATAGGAGAGGGCACTGACAGTGGCCTGGTCATTGAGAAGTCCTGGAAGGAGCTGGTGCCTGGGCACAAG GAGATGAGCCGGGAGCTTTGCCACCAACAGGAAGCACTGTGGGAGCTGCTGACCACCGAGCTGATCTATGTGCGGAAGCTCAAAATCATGACCGAC CTCCTGGCTGCCGGCCTGCTGAACTTGCAGCGAGTGGGGCTCCTGACCGAG gTATCAGCTGAGACCCTGTTTGGAAATGTCCCCAGCCTGATTCGAGTCCACAAGAGATTTTGGGAGGAGGTGCTGGGGCCCACCCTGGGGGAGGCTCGAGCCTCAGGCCAGCCTCTGGACCCTGTCAGTCTACAAGACGGCTTCTTGACG TTCAGCCAGCGGTTCCAGCCCTATGTCCAATACTGCCTGCAAGTGAAGCAGACCATGGCTTACGCCCAGGAACAGCAAGACAACAATCCTCTCTTCCATTCCTTTGTGCAG TGGTGTGAGAAGCACAAGCGCTCGGGGAGGCAGATGCTGGGCGACCTACTCATCAAGCCCCACCAGCGCATCACCAAGTACCCGCTGCTGCTCCAGGCTGTGCTTAAGAGGAGCCCTGAGGCACgtgcccgggagggcctgagcgCCATG ATTGCCGCTGTGGAGTCATTCCTGCGATACGTCAATAAACAGGTGCGCCAAGGGGAAGAGCAGGAGAGCTTGGTGGCTGCAGCCCAACGCATTGGGCCCTACGAAGTGCTGGAGCCATCcagtgaggaggtggagaag AACCTGCGTCCATTCTGCACCCTGGACCTGATGTCGCCCATGCTGGGGGTCGCTCCCGAGCACACCAGGCAGCTGCTGCTGGAGGGACCCGTGCGAGTGAAGGAGGGGCGAGAAGGGAAG CTGGATGTGCACCTGTTCCTCTTCTCTGATGTGCTGCTGGTGACCAAGCCCCAACGCAAGGCAGACAAAGCCAAGGTTatccgtcccccactcatgctggaGAAGCTTGTGTGCCGACCACTCCGAGACCCTA ACAGCTTCCTGGTGATCCATCTCACTGAATTCCAGTGCGTCTCCAGTGCCCTCGTTGTGCACTGTCCCAATGCTGCAGACCGTGCCCGGTGGCTAGAGAAGACCCAGAAGGCCCAG ATCACCCtgcaaaagctgaagacagaggagtaTGTCCAACAGAAGAGGGAGCTCCTAGCTCTCTATCGGAACCAGGACCGGGAGGCCCCACACACCAggccctcctcaccttccccgGAGGACTCTCAGAGCAGTGCAGAAGGGAG GACTCCAGAGTTCTCAACCGTCATCCCCCAGCTGGTGGTGACAGAAGACGTGGATGAAGAGCCTCTGTTGGTACCAGATGATACTTCAGACTCTGGCTATGGGACCCTGATCCCAGGCTCCCCCAAGGGGCCCCATTCTGTGAGCCGTCTACGCCCACAGGCCCTTCGGCGTGACCCTCGTCTCACCTTCTCCACCCTGGACCTCCGAGATGTTCCTTTGCGCCCTCAACCTCCCAACCCCCAAGCCCCCCAACGCCAAAGCGCCCCTGAACTGCCAGGGGAAAGTATCCGAAGAGGAAGCAGCCTTCCCAGGCGAGATCCACCAACCTGGTCTGAAGAAGAAGACGTGACCTCAGTAGATGGGAATGTGGTAGCAGAAACGCTGCATAGGGCCCGACTTCGGAGACAGctccccccatccccaacccACACTGACTCTGCTGGGGAAAGCCCCTGGGAGTCCTCAGGGGATGAAGAAGAAGGGCCCCTCTTCCTGAGACCTGACTGCACCCCCTCCCCTCGCCCTCTCCGGGCTGAGGACATGCTCAGAGAGATCCGGGAAGAACTGGCCAGCCAGAGAATTGAGGGCATCCCCGAGCCTCGGAGGAACAACAGGCCTCAGAAGCTGACCCGGGTCCAACTGCGGAGAATGCGTGGGCCCCACATCATTCAGCTGGACACCCCCCTGTCCACATC